Part of the Lolium rigidum isolate FL_2022 chromosome 6, APGP_CSIRO_Lrig_0.1, whole genome shotgun sequence genome, AACAGCGGTCCATGCTCGCGGTTGTAACTTGTCTTACACGGCCGACAAGTGAAACCGCAGTTGCTATCGCTGGGCATGTGACCAGGAACGGAGCTAGTTTCAAGCACGTGTCCGTGTATCAGGCCACATGAAGACCTTCCCAACCCTTCGTTCCCATTAGCTGACCAGTCTCACACAATGACTAAATTGCTCAGTCTAGACTGAGTCAACCAGATTGCAACCTGTGTTGGGCCTCCGTACCAAACTAGATCAAAGCACAAGAAAACCACACAACCTACCTTCAACCATCTTTTCTCTTCCTCCTTACTGCAGCTATTTGCGTTGTCCCACACCTTTCTGTTCTTATGGATCTTAGCATCTTCTTTACTAGACTCAAGAACAACGAGCATGGCGCAAGTAACAGCAAGCTGCCCACCCAAAACCTGCGGCAACATGACCATCTTGGATCCGTTCTGGCTTGTCCAAGAGCAAGGAACGGAGAGGGCATGTGGTTTGATAGACTACCAGGTTTACTGCTACCAAAACAGCCCCTTCCTGAGGAGCACCATCCACGATGGGTTTGGAATCCTCAACATCTTTTATGAAAACAATACCTTCCTTACTGCTGATATTAACAAAATGGAGGACTTCAACCGCTGCCAAGTTCCAATCACCAACACATCCTTCAAGATTGGCTTTTTGCCATTCAATATCAGCCGTGCCAACAGAGATCTGCTATTCTTCTATGATTGCACAGATAACTCAGTGGTGCCGCAGCTGAAACATGGACTTATTCCAATGCAATGTGGCAAAAACTCGTTTGTTCGTCTTGAACAAGGGCCCTAcagtggctctcatgactacacagAGTACTTCGTAGATGGCTGCAAAGCCACCCTCGTGCCAGTACTGGGGTCATCAACGAGGATAAATGCAAGTGACTACAAGCAATTGAGCAGCGATGTACCTGGTCAGCTTTCAAGGGAAGGTATAGTTACAAACTCGTACTACATATAGTTATTTGCTAACATATACATGAAATACAAAGGAACTTCATAAATGAGCTTTATAGAATTCAGTTATATATCGGTACCCTAAAGATGAGTTTGGGAACCAAACATTGATATTTTTTAATAGATAAAATGTTATATGAATGAACTACTGTTTACTTCAGCTCAATTTCTTCAGAAGATTTTTACAAGAACTACAGATATATGTACTATCTTTTCAGAAGGGCATGGCATTGTTTCTTCTTTTCCTTGATAtggagcagcagagtaacagtgtTTACGCGCAACAATACACCTTCATGCGACTAACCTCACCAACCAAAAAAGGAGCTAAGCAAATGGAACCTCAAAAAATGACACACCTGAGCCATGTTTCCAACTACTAGGACAACATACATTCAACAACTATGGTAGAACCAGGGCTCCTAGGTTAAAGCAGCCATCTCTCATTGGTCTAATTGACTTTCTTAGCTTGATCGCCACTCAAGTCCATATATGGCTATAATCAGTTATTGTTACTTTAATATAAAGGTAtccagatttttttttgtataaattGGACAAACGTGCTTACTGATCTTGGTTCAAGAACTTAACAAAGagtaatcctctgaaagtcgctctCAGCCCATGAAATCGAGACAGCATAGATCACATGACAAATGAATCGACAAACAAAATAGCACCAAAATCATCCTGCTACTGTGAATCATTTAGTGTTTACAATGTAGATTTACCATATAAAAATCCTATCATGCATCAATATTCATCGAGATGCATATCAATGAATAAGAATAAATCCCAGCTATACTGAAAATTCTATTAATCATTTTTTGTGTGGttcattttcatgtttctcaTTTGGTAATTTGAGACACATCGCCTCACCATCCTAATTTCGTTGCAGGTGGTAGGCACAACATCAAGTTGATCTTGATAGGTATGTCTATTGTTGTCTCTTCTCAGAAATGATGTTTCAGTTTTCTTGTCGACTTTATTCAAAATGGAATAGCTTATGCAGTATCATACATATACCAATATGCCCTCTGACTGTTGTTCATTATTCTTTTGTTTGCAGCTTCTCTGTCTGCTACAATCAGCTTAATTTTTGCATGTCTTGTTTGGGGGATGTACAGCCAGAAGCAAAAGCTAAGTCTATTCATCCTTCCAAAGCAGACTGCGAACAAATCAAGCATGGAAGAAATGATAAGAAGATATGGACCTTTGGCTCCGAAAAGGTACAGGTACTCGGAGGTGAAGAAAATGACTAGCTCTTTCAAGAATAAACTTGGTGAAGGTGGATATGGCACAGTATATAGAGGTAGCTTACAAGATGGTTGTGCGGTTGCCGTCAAGCTCCTAAAAGGTTCTAAAGGCAATGTAGATGAGTTTCTAAACGAGGTAATCAGCATCGGTAGGACATCACATGTCAACATTGTCGGTCTACTTGGTTTTTGTTTAGAAGGACCTAAGCGAGCCCTTGTTTACGAGTACATGGCCAATGGTTCATTGGAGAAGTATATTTACTTGGAGAATTCTGATCTGGTCATTGAATGGGAAAAGTTACAGCAAATAGCAGTTGGAATTGCTCGAGGATTGGAATATTTGCATCAAGGATGTAGCGCACGCATCATCCATTTTGATATCAAGCCTCAAAATATCCTTCTAAATCAAGATTTTTGCCCCAAAATTGCAGATTTTGGTTTAGCAAAACTGTGTCACCTCAAGGATAGCATCCTCTCTATTGCTGAAGCAAGAGGTACCATTGGATTCATTGCTCCAGAAGTATTCTCTAGAGGTTTTGGTGTCGTTTCCACAAAGTCAGATGTTTATAGCTATGGAATGATGCTCCTAGAAATGGTAGGAGGAAGGGTAAATAAAGAAAGAGAGAATACTAAGAACTCAAGTGATGCATATTTTCCAAACTGGATTTATGACAATATAGCAGAACAGGTGCAAAGTTGTGAAGTCATCTGCGACCTTGAAGAGGACATGCGAAAGATGACCTTAGTTGGCCTGTGGTGCATACAAACTAACCCTGGGCACCGTCCTTCGATGAGCAAAGTGATCGATATGTTGGAAAAGAACATCAATGAATTGGAGATGCCGCCAAAGCCGTTCCTTTCACGTCCCTCGATCCCGTCATATTTGTTGTGTCATACAAGTCATGATAACTCGTAACATGCTCTGCATCCCCTCCTCTGTTAGGGTAGCATGAAATGAGAATGGACAAATGTAAATTAGTGGCGTTGCTGCATTTACCATTATGATATTCGAATGTGTGAGTAGTGTGTAACATATGAAGTTTCAAACGTTACGTCATGTCTCCAAGAGTGGCTGAGGCAAAAATTGATAATTGAAGTCATTTAATCAGATTATTGTATTTGATAATGACACCAAAACAGCAATAATAGAATAAGAACTGTTTGGGCGATTAATGAGTTTGGTGCTGCAACTTCCAAAATATACCAAATCTTATGTCGGAGGCACACAGCTACAGGATCGATCCatacacacacaaacacacaagTGGCTATGCTTGAAAATTACTGTAGAATTTTCCATCAAACTCAGTAAGGGTATCGTTGAGAGTCTAAACAAGACAATACAAAATTCAGGAATTTAGATGCAGCATTGTCAAAGTGTATCCAACTAAACATCGGCACAATATATGACTAGATTCAAGCACCCCTTATCCATCTAAAATTAGCAGAGCAAGCAAATTAACCGTAGGAGCAGAAGGTGCACACTTACTTGGTCCCTGGCTGCTCTTCGCGACCACTGAAATCAACAACCTCGTCGGCAACACCTACCCTACTCCTTCCTCGAGCGCAGATCGCCCCGCCGCGACCCCGCATTTCACCGCCGCCGAGGCTAGCGTTGCTCGGCGATTAGCACCATGCGGCCACGCGGCGGGAGGGGCTAGCAACTCTTCCTTGCGCGGGTCACGGCGGTAACCGCAGGATGCAGCGGCGCCGGCACGGgaaatggcggcgacggcggggtaACGCTGGTCAGATTTGTGTTCTGGGCCTCCTCTGTTCCCTGCTAGCCCAAGCTATCGGGACTTGGGCGTATGGCCCTGTGTCTAGTAGTTCGGCCTTTAATATACCCTTTTTTTTCCCCAATTTTCATGATGaaagtttttacatttttttttttgagaaaagtttTTACATATTGTTTCTGCAACATTAGGGCATCCCAAATGCGGGCTCTTAGGCGCTAAGGTGAATATTCTACTCCCTCCTAATCTAAATAAATTGTTTCCGCTTTATCTAGATACAAATGTAGCTAGATGCGTTTATTGACACATACATATGTAACTAGATAAATATGTAACTAGATAAAGTAGAGTCAACTAATTTAAATCGAATGAAGTAGCAGTTATGTGATATTTCCTGCTGAGTGCAGGATTCACACTGATAAGTGATTTCCTCAACATTGATAATACCAATTAAACACCGTTTTACTAGTATGTTACATCCCAAAATTTGGAGTTACAAAATGagagaaaacagatgtgtgcattgcgttcatgcatagaaaatctgggaaattttcgcgcttttaaataaaCTTGTTACAATAACTGAAGTTCACTtgagttgatggaattgaagtagaccaTCAAGTCAAGCGTCATAAACCTCaatatgacctttgctaaaaccttgttttgggtattcCATAATtgcacaacaccttaagtaaggatcaaataCCATAATTTCTAaa contains:
- the LOC124664323 gene encoding LEAF RUST 10 DISEASE-RESISTANCE LOCUS RECEPTOR-LIKE PROTEIN KINASE-like 2.1, which produces MYSQKQKLSLFILPKQTANKSSMEEMIRRYGPLAPKRYRYSEVKKMTSSFKNKLGEGGYGTVYRGSLQDGCAVAVKLLKGSKGNVDEFLNEVISIGRTSHVNIVGLLGFCLEGPKRALVYEYMANGSLEKYIYLENSDLVIEWEKLQQIAVGIARGLEYLHQGCSARIIHFDIKPQNILLNQDFCPKIADFGLAKLCHLKDSILSIAEARGTIGFIAPEVFSRGFGVVSTKSDVYSYGMMLLEMVGGRVNKERENTKNSSDAYFPNWIYDNIAEQVQSCEVICDLEEDMRKMTLVGLWCIQTNPGHRPSMSKVIDMLEKNINELEMPPKPFLSRPSIPSYLLCHTSHDNS